A genomic region of Kluyveromyces marxianus DMKU3-1042 DNA, complete genome, chromosome 5 contains the following coding sequences:
- the DPH6 gene encoding diphthine--ammonia ligase, with amino-acid sequence MKFVALISGGKDSTYNILHCQKNGHELVAFANLHPENEEEQELDSFMFQTVGHDLVNWYPKCSSIPLYKQAIQRNSSKNVALNYSKTKEDEIEDLYVLLDRVKKDIPDLEAVSVGAILSSYQRTRVENVCSRLGLTALSYLWQRDQRELMEEICSMSKDISKQGSEAAQEFGKLDARIIKVAAVGLNQSHLGKSLPELLPTMIKLNSMYEVHICGEGGEFETMVLDAPFFKNGHLELRSIEDVTDDKNDGVFNASFNVEFVPHELPAWHLQEQLDKLLTPEVLSEKWQEVYSRMESENLEDLNTSELEPSWSNPNSFPISINEVGKLLYISNIASSNTDSLKANCLEVFSQLDSILKSRSIFPSQILSSSLLLSDMSNFQEVNSYYNDFFDVEKNGPLPPARACVETSLLNHPLQLSVIVDLSSRCLPVDGGIILNTSKDGLHVQGRSYWCPNNIGPYSQATWNNSDRNQVTYISGQIGLEPASMELWKGNDGGSKVPEIVLSLRNYFTLSETINSNTPVSMVCYISDSTSLQIVTKAWSLLTETLPNESEHWFDQDPIEQNILIIVKVSKLPKGAICEWGGINCQQLVIEDDYDEDDLAAQIHKNLTLKSQTELQLPLDATDITISENGVNRHFITTFLDTDDELVKTLSECKDAQITLYYTPNRTVPEYTHVEYIPVSQVYDHTSAVRTYGLIIKY; translated from the coding sequence ATGAAATTTGTTGCCCTAATATCTGGTGGTAAAGACTCGACCTATAATATTTTACACTGTCAAAAGAACGGACATGAATTGGTAGCGTTTGCAAACCTACATCCAGAGAATGAGGAAGAGCAAGAGTTGGACAGCTTCATGTTTCAGACTGTGGGGCATGATTTAGTGAACTGGTATCCTAAATGTAGCTCAATTCCACTCTATAAACAAGCTATTCAGAGGAACAGTTCAAAAAACGTTGCATTAAACTACTCCAAGACtaaagaagatgagatAGAAGATTTATATGTGCTCTTAGACAGAgtaaaaaaagatattccAGATCTAGAGGCTGTGAGTGTTGGTGCGATTCTATCATCATACCAAAGGACTCGTGTGGAAAATGTGTGTTCCAGGTTGGGACTCACTGCGCTTAGTTATTTATGGCAGCGTGACCAACGTGAACTTATGGAAGAAATATGCTCCATGTCGAAAGATATAAGTAAGCAGGGATCAGAAGCTGCACAAgaatttggaaaacttGATGCTAGAATAATTAAAGTAGCTGCAGTTGGTTTGAACCAAAGCCACCTAGGTAAATCTTTGCCAGAACTATTACCCACCATGATTAAATTAAACTCTATGTATGAAGTCCATATATGTGGAGAAGGTGGTGAATTCGAAACAATGGTTTTAGATGCTccatttttcaagaatggcCATTTAGAATTGAGGtcaattgaagatgttACAGATGATAAAAACGATGGAGTTTTCAACGCTTCCTTCAATGTCGAGTTTGTTCCACATGAATTACCTGCGTGGCATTTACAAGAGCAGCTTGATAAACTTTTAACTCCAGAAGTTCTCAGTGAGAAATGGCAGGAAGTTTATTCGAGAATGGAGTCAGAAAATCTAGAGGATCTCAATACTTCTGAACTGGAACCGTCTTGGTCAAACCCTAATTCTTTCCCCATTTCAATAAACGAAGTCGGAAAATTATTGTACATTTCCAATATAGCTTCTTCCAACACGGATAGCCTGAAAGCTAACTGTTTGGAAGTGTTTTCACAATTGGATTCAATTTTAAAGTCTAGATCTATATTTCCTTCCCAGATTCTTTCCTCCTCGCTATTGCTTTCAGACATGAGTAACTTCCAAGAGGTTAACTCCTACTACAATGACTTTTTTGACGTTGAGAAGAATGGACCTCTTCCACCAGCTAGAGCATGTGTTGAAACTTCATTGTTAAATCATCCTTTACAGCTTTCAGTAATTGTAGATTTATCTTCTAGATGTTTACCAGTAGACGGTGGAATCATACTCAATACTTCAAAAGATGGTCTTCACGTTCAAGGAAGATCATATTGGTGTCCAAATAATATTGGACCTTATTCTCAGGCCACCTGGAACAATTCTGACAGAAACCAAGTAACATATATTAGTGGCCAAATAGGATTAGAACCTGCATCCATGGAACTTTGGAAAGGCAATGATGGCGGGTCAAAGGTTCCTGAAATTGTCTTGTCGTTGAGAAATTATTTTACCCTCTCGGAAACAATAAACAGTAATACCCCAGTCAGCATGGTATGTTATATTAGTGACTCTACATCTCTTCAAATTGTCACAAAGGCTTGGTCACTACTTACTGAAACTCTTCCCAATGAATCTGAGCACTGGTTTGATCAGGATCCAATTGAGCAAAACATATTGATTATAGTCAAAGTTAGCAAACTTCCAAAAGGTGCTATATGCGAATGGGGTGGTATCAACTGCCAACAATTAGTAATTGAAGATGAttacgatgaagatgatctTGCTGCGCAGATCCACAAGAATTTGACACTCAAGAGTCAAACAGAATTACAGTTACCACTAGATGCTACTGACATCACTATTTCCGAAAATGGAGTTAATAGGCATTTCATCACAACATTCCTAGATACTGATGACGAGTTAGTTAAAACACTTTCAGAATGTAAAGATGCTCAGATTACGCTGTATTATACGCCAAACCGCACAGTCCCAGAGTATACTCATGTAGAATACATTCCAGTGTCCCAAGTCTATGATCATACTTCAGCCGTTAGAACTTATGGTCTAATCATTAAATACTGA
- the SEC1 gene encoding Sec1p → MSNLIELQKDFVIDVLQQVRTEHNIKFLVIDDEADRLLDSLFAERSELLNYVTAVDRIDSPKRKGQSSVAAIYLLRASKFNINCMDADFAHNNLKYKRAHIRFLSDFLPDAVNHFKSRRYITSNVADLKVVNCSFIPKENQYFETVGIDKPLQVFFNPSCRGLVDLNIHRTVQSLLNLCIITGEYPIIRYSEPTAEEYALNEATLLAKRIAMQFQQELDDYARDHEEFPPPNNRPRAIMLITDRTLDLFSPLLHEFTYQAMAYDVSKNINRLTDIYSYEVENETGVMEPKTSKLSDLVDPDWTSLKHLHIADASEYLTSKVNELIAKNPLLVDRANVKDTSDLLNVVAHLKDFDEERRLIALHRTLLDECFEVSKNNNLAEHADIEQILAGYGTDFDGEKCKHISDKLIENLADPKPSVTDKVRYIAEYALYRGGLIELDFVKLLSFIGVDKTNNWFNHFMQLFKNFNYLGFKLMKEKPKDKPFQKEWTHETIVNDSTIYQTSRFVPSAGNILSKVITNPLLLKEEQFPYVKDKPIELLDADVANSLKTKMATPSSLRNPRHKAAWAKSTNHPKGNRQRFFYYVIGGITFSEIRACCEQSRSFNKDVYVGSDSVLTPLQFMSNVEDLTKPRELLRLRDDAPVREEPPEFLLRNNLSAPAPTHVHTVQKPQNPQRNNVQQEPKDVTKKHGKFSRFLKRK, encoded by the coding sequence ATGTCAAATTTGATTGAATTGCAAAAGGATTTCGTCATTGACGTCTTACAGCAAGTTAGAACTGAACACAACATTAAATTCCTTGTGATTGACGATGAAGCAGATAGGTTATTGGATTCCCTATTTGCAGAAAGAAGTGAATTACTCAATTATGTTACTGCAGTAGATAGGATTGATTCGCCGAAGCGTAAAGGACAATCTTCGGTAGCAGCCATATATTTGTTAAGGGCAAGCAAGTTCAATATCAACTGCATGGATGCAGATTTTGCTCATAACAACTTGAAGTATAAGAGAGCTCATATTAGATTCCTTTCCGACTTTTTACCAGATGCAGTGAACCACTTTAAAAGCCGTAGATATATCACCAGTAATGTTGCGGATTTGAAGGTTGTAAATTGTTCTTTTATACCCAAAGAAAACCAGTATTTCGAAACTGTTGGAATTGATAAGCCTTTACAAGTGTTCTTTAATCCTTCATGCCGAGGCTTGGTTGATCTAAATATACACAGAACAGTACAgagtttgttgaatttgTGTATTATAACTGGCGAATATCCTATTATTCGGTATTCGGAACCAACTGCGGAGGAATATGCATTGAATGAAGCTACCCTACTTGCTAAAAGAATAGCTATGcaatttcaacaagaacTAGATGATTACGCGAGAGATCATGAAGAATTTCCTCCTCCAAATAATCGTCCGAGAGCTATCATGTTAATTACAGACAGAACCTTGGATCTATTTAGCCCGCTACTTCACGAATTCACTTACCAAGCAATGGCATATGATGTttccaaaaatataaatagACTCACAGACATTTACTCTTATGAGGTTGAAAATGAGACAGGAGTTATGGAACCAAAAACGTCCAAACTTTCAGATTTAGTCGATCCAGATTGGACTTCATTAAAACATTTACACATAGCGGATGCTAGTGAATACTTAACATCTAAGGTTAATGAGTTAATTGCAAAAAATCCATTACTAGTGGATAGGGCTAATGTAAAGGATACATCCGATTTATTAAATGTCGTTGCACATCTAAAAGactttgatgaagaaagaagactGATTGCATTACACAGAACTCTTCTAGATGAGTGTTTTGaagtttcaaaaaataataacttAGCTGAACATGCAGATATTGAGCAGATACTAGCTGGATATGGTACTGACTTTGATGGagaaaaatgtaaacatATCAGTGATAAACTAATTGAAAATTTAGCTGACCCGAAGCCATCAGTTACCGACAAGGTTCGCTATATAGCGGAATATGCACTTTACAGGGGTGGGTTAATCGAGTTAGACTTTGTTAAGTTGCTTTCTTTCATCGGTGTTGATAAAACTAATAACTGGTTCAATCATTTTATgcaacttttcaaaaactttaaCTATTTAGGCTTCAAGCTTatgaaagaaaagccaAAAGATAAACCCTTTCAGAAAGAATGGACACATGAAACTATAGTTAATGATTCAACAATCTATCAAACATCCAGATTTGTCCCAAGTGCTGGGAATATTCTTTCTAAAGTTATAACAAATCCATTActgttgaaagaagaacagttCCCTTATGTAAAAGACAAACCAATTGAATTGTTAGATGCTGATGTAGCAAATTcattaaaaacaaaaatggCTACTCCATCATCGTTAAGAAATCCAAGACATAAAGCTGCTTGGGCAAAATCAACTAACCACCCAAAAGGAAACAGACAACGTTTCTTTTATTATGTTATTGGTGGTATAACATTTTCTGAAATCAGAGCTTGTTGTGAGCAAAGTAGATCATTCAATAAAGATGTTTATGTGGGTAGTGATTCTGTTTTGACACCACTCCAATTTATGTCCAATGTCGAAGACTTAACAAAACCCCGAGAATTGTTAAGGCTTCGAGATGACGCACCAGTTCGCGAAGAGCCACCAGAGTTTTTACTCAGAAATAATCTTTCAGCACCAGCTCCTACTCATGTTCACACTGTCCAAAAACCCCAGAACCCGCAAAGAAACAATGTTCAACAGGAGCCAAAAGACGTTACGAAGAAACATGGCAAATTTTCGAGATTTttaaagagaaaataa
- the ACF2 gene encoding endo-1,3(4)-beta-glucanase has protein sequence MSYERPPLPIPGPRPSRNSEDISPPPYSEYDPLTGSPPPLPPRRSHNAAYSTIMREPPPPPLPPRRPKNTRLIDGVSNTLQSVSISDSNTTTGTSASSSNIFDSAISTDPPSDIFFRVNHEVPLPPGIQNSGKPTETNKFYGNILLGSGTNPVWTHPYCVWYSTDSFPGFAVNHVKASQRVFDTTKTPPQFFFGPNGIKSLIYSSTDFNSEADISLGFSNITHLSIHVQLKKSDTEYIVFPLTQGMGFVTAIYYNLVPKLYSGVGFKSISRDASPRANIDKYSILLENNVKWVLYMTILPGQSLNMTLVDGNTIVGDKRVNGCILQVTADSNPELGHAAGCYADSAILEGSVSGSDGYYRIKYDTKGESESGTPLVYALPHHYENFDTTVMNGKYMVSTLDTTTKGQAKGYLTDQLAMKVIVPLDLQFDPFTTIPNKTEPHYSAATLNSISAAAHNDVTGDVISESNLDSMYFSGKALAKYSWILYVCQYILKDSNLVQIILPKIKSALATFTANKQILPLRYDQTWYGLISSGDSAQDFGNSFYNDHHFHYSYHVIAAAIVAKIDKEIGTGTWFDENKAWVETLLRDYANPSSSDPYFPVFRSFDWFNGHSWAKGLFESGDGKDQESTSEDINASYAIKLWGIVSGNKHLENIGNLMLGVQRTSVNHYFLYLDSNTTQPKQFIPNKVSGILFENKIDHTTYFGNNLEYIQMIHAIPITPASSFVRSPQFVQEEWDEVLTPIVNDVNDGWKGIIMLNVALKDPQTSYDFFNDQNFQPAYLDGGQSKTWSLAYAGAFI, from the coding sequence ATGTCATATGAAAGGCCACCATTACCTATCCCAGGACCGAGGCCATCTAGAAATTCTGAGGACATAAGTCCTCCGCCATATTCAGAGTATGACCCACTGACTGGCTCACCACCACCATTACCACCAAGACGCTCTCATAATGCAGCTTATTCAACCATCATGCGTGAACCCCCTCCTCCACCTTTACCGCCTAGAAGACCAAAAAATACTCGCTTAATTGATGGTGTCAGCAATACCCTTCAATCTGTTAGCATTTCTGATAGCAATACAACTACTGGAACAAGTGCCAGTTCAAGCAATATATTTGATAGTGCAATATCAACGGATCCACCCTCTGATATTTTCTTCAGAGTTAATCATGAGGTGCCCCTCCCTCCTGGAATTCAGAATTCTGGAAAACCAACAGAGACTAATAAATTTTATGGAAATATCTTATTAGGGAGTGGAACAAATCCGGTATGGACCCACCCATATTGTGTATGGTATTCAACTGACAGTTTTCCTGGATTTGCTGTCAATCATGTTAAAGCATCCCAAAGAGTGTTCGATACTACGAAAACTCCACCCcagttcttttttggtCCAAATGGTATTAAGTCATTAATATATTCCTCTACCGACTTTAATTCTGAAGCAGACATATCTCTAGGATTTTCTAACATAACACATCTCTCTATTCATGTTCAGCTGAAGAAATCTGATACCGAATACATTGTTTTCCCATTAACCCAGGGAATGGGTTTTGTTACAGCAATATACTACAATTTAGTTCCTAAACTTTACTCGGGTGTAGGCTTTAAGAGTATTTCTCGTGATGCTTCGCCTAGAGCAAATATTGATAAATATAGCATATTACTTGAGAATAATGTTAAATGGGTATTATACATGACCATTTTGCCAGGGCAATCATTAAATATGACACTTGTAGATGGTAATACTATTGTAGGTGACAAGCGTGTCAATGGATGTATTCTACAAGTAACTGCTGATTCAAATCCCGAATTAGGACACGCAGCTGGTTGTTATGCTGACTCTGCTATATTAGAAGGTTCCGTTTCTGGTTCAGATGGTTATTACAGAATAAAATATGACACGAAGGGTGAATCAGAAAGTGGAACACCTTTAGTCTATGCTCTGCCACATCATTACGAGAATTTTGACACAACTGTAATGAATGGAAAATATATGGTTTCAACTTTAGATACCACAACTAAGGGCCAGGCAAAGGGTTATCTAACTGATCAATTAGCTATGAAAGTTATTGTACCTTTGGATTTACAATTTGATCCCTTTACCACAATACCCAATAAAACAGAACCCCATTATTCGGCTGCAACTTTAAACTCAATTTCTGCTGCCGCACATAATGATGTCACTGGTGACGTTATTAGTGAGAGTAACCTTGATTCAATGTATTTCTCTGGTAAAGCCTTGGCAAAGTATTCCTGGATACTTTACGTGTGCCAGtatattttgaaggatTCAAATCTTGTTCAAATAATCCTTCCAAAGATAAAATCAGCTTTGGCTACATTCACTGCTAATAAGCAAATATTACCCCTAAGATATGACCAAACGTGGTATGGTcttatttcttctggagatAGCGCTCAAGATTTTGGTAACTCATTTTATAACGACCACCATTTCCACTACTCATACCATGTCATAGCTGCTGCAATTGTGGCCAAGATCGATAAAGAAATTGGTACTGGAACATGGTTCGATGAAAACAAGGCCTGGGTTGAAACACTACTAAGAGATTACGCCAatccttcttcatcagacCCATATTTCCCAGTTTTCAGATCCTTCGATTGGTTCAATGGACATTCCTGGGCAAAAGGCTTGTTCGAAAGCGGGGATGGAAAGGACCAAGAATCTACTTCAGAAGATATCAACGCTTCCTATGCCATTAAACTATGGGGTATAGTAAGTGGAAATAAGCATTTAGAAAATATAGGAAACTTGATGCTGGGTGTTCAACGTACCTCTGTAAATCACTATTTCTTATATCTTGATAGCAACACTACACAACCAAAACAATTTATCCCGAACAAAGTTAGTGGCATTCTATTTGAGAACAAGATCGATCACACTACTTATTTTGGAAATAACTTGGAATATATCCAGATGATACATGCTATTCCGATTACACcggcttcttcttttgttagAAGCCCTCAGTTTGTGCAGGAAGAATGGGACGAAGTACTAACTCCAATTGTCAACGATGTCAACGATGGTTGGAAAGGTATTATAATGCTAAACGTTGCATTAAAAGATCCACAAACCTCATACGATTTCTTTAACGACCAAAATTTCCAACCAGCTTATCTGGATGGTGGCCAGAGTAAGACTTGGTCATTGGCATACGCTGGCGCCTTCATTTAA
- the RMP1 gene encoding Rmp1p, translating to MDVLDSKLVSLLRQELRIILLIYHRNKNQHGATIWWKQLNMLKRNVSQVVVILERIVYKNIKNTKELIQLHYLLHRFLKLQVKKMYYDFNGIIALGQFVTLGVVLIGNLSRVFNVYFQVYHALSDDFERLGVRVRNKNQNQNERLIKETLEEELGEEIGEEILNATDLSTLPNDLPSKTGVEVKKLPVVSKKEKKSSKKKIKKRSKKSVIDDLFG from the coding sequence atggATGTATTAGACTCCAAGCTGGTGTCGCTACTTCGTCAAGAACTTAGAATCATTTTATTGATATACCATAGAAATAAGAATCAGCATGGAGCGACTATCTGGTGGAAACAGTTGAATATGTTGAAACGTAATGTTTCGCAGGTTGTGGTAATATTAGAAAGAATAGTTTAcaagaatatcaaaaatacTAAAGAGCTGATACAACTTCACTATTTATTGCATAGATTCTTGAAGCTTCaggtaaaaaaaatgtactATGACTTTAATGGAATTATAGCACTAGGTCAGTTTGTAACTCTTGGTGTGGTGCTTATTGGAAATCTTTCAAGAGTTTTCAACGtatattttcaagtttaCCATGCATTAAGTGATGATTTCGAACGACTAGGCGTTCGAGTCAGAAAcaagaatcaaaatcaaaatgaaCGTCTCATAAAAGAGACTCTTGAGGAGGAATTAGGTGAGGAAATTGGTGAAGAGATATTGAATGCAACTGATCTGAGCACTCTACCTAATGATTTACCTTCAAAGACTGGTGTTGAAGTGAAAAAACTCCCGGTTGTCagtaagaaagaaaagaagtctagtaagaagaagattaaaAAACGTTCTAAAAAGTCTGTTATCGACGATCTATTTGGGTAA
- the SPE4 gene encoding spermine synthase translates to MIEHPCIKDGWFREVSDKYFPGQAFTLRVEKVLYHEKTEFQDVLVFKSTDYGNVLVLDGIIQVSERDEFAYQEMISHIPLYAHKSPKKILVIGGGDGGVLREVVKHSCVTDATLVEIDPTVIELSKKYLPNMACSFNNPKVNVKLCDGFKFLRDVAASGAKYDVIITDSSDPEGPAEAFFQKEYFELLYKALNDDGIVIAQASENVWLNLNYLKTLLETARSVFPVSEYCYTMLPTYTSGQLGLIACCKNPNTNIVQPSRVPTESEQANMRYYNNKIHSAAFVLPTWARKSLNP, encoded by the coding sequence ATGATAGAACATCCTTGCATTAAAGATGGGTGGTTTAGAGAAGTCAGTGACAAGTATTTTCCTGGACAAGCGTTTACATTGAGAGTGGAAAAAGTGCTCTATCATGAGAAAACTGAATTTCAAGATGTTTTGGTATTCAAATCAACAGATTATGGCAACGTTTTAGTGTTGGATGGAATTATCCAGGTGAGTGAACGTGATGAATTTGCATATCAGGAAATGATCTCTCATATTCCATTATACGCACATAAATCTCCAAAGAAAATCCTTGTTATCGGGGGTGGTGATGGTGGTGTGCTTAGAGAGGTTGTTAAACACTCATGTGTCACTGATGCCACTTTGGTAGAAATTGATCCAACAGTGATCGAATTATCCAAGAAGTACTTACCAAATATGGCttgttctttcaacaatCCTAAGGTAAATGTCAAACTCTGCGATGGGTTTAAATTCCTTAGAGATGTTGCCGCATCAGGAGCCAAATATGATGTCATTATCACGGACTCCTCTGATCCTGAGGGCCCCGCAGAAGcatttttccaaaaagaatactTTGAACTGTTATATAAGGCAttgaatgatgatggtaTTGTTATCGCACAGGCATCAGAAAACGTTTGGTTGAATTTGAACTATTTGAAGACTCTTTTGGAAACTGCCAGATCTGTGTTTCCTGTATCAGAGTACTGCTACACAATGCTTCCTACATATACATCTGGTCAGTTAGGTCTTATTGCTTGTTGCAAAAATCCAAACACAAATATAGTGCAACCTTCCCGCGTTCCAACCGAAAGTGAACAAGCTAATATGAGATACTATAATAACAAAATCCATTCCGCCGCATTCGTACTACCTACTTGGGCTAGAAAATCTTTGAACCCATAA
- the TRM82 gene encoding Trm82p: protein MLHPLQSVLLNSDASLLFCVIKNEIKAFKRTNEGYVLCGEWIDDLDKTPLIKEKVLKEQVRQLSENASKKLKTNEGESVTQQHVVAVTQPKKEAKVPKPGPGAPPIYHYIRNLGLSRNEKLLIGCTDSDKAAVIFKIDLEDDKNILKLIKRQPYPKRPNAITTSMDDSDLILADKFGDIYSMPIAEEVLSSINDEKAPILGHVSMLTDVNMVKDSEGKQYIITADRDEHIRISHYPQSYIVDKWLFGHEEFVSSICIPTWNDRLLFSAGGDHFVFSWDWKSGKLLHKFDYSELIKNYLTNDHLAPERFQNEKGDVIEYSVLKIVSIKDVPLIVFLVEATKVLFVLKVDTETGVLSLHQSLEFENNIISITSAPDSKTLGVSLDNRDNQDADIIKLLFLENETFVEQKNVNKNLSDSIKLALESDKIANVEREDVYPLYHNASLRKHGEHFS from the coding sequence atgcTACATCCTTTGCAGTCTGTTCTTTTGAACTCAGATGCTTCCTTATTATTCTGTGTAATTAAGAATGAAATCAAAGCATTTAAACGGACCAACGAAGGTTATGTGCTATGTGGCGAGTGGATAGACGACCTAGATAAGACACCTTtgattaaagaaaaggtttTGAAGGAACAAGTTAGACAACTGTCAGAAAATGCctccaagaaattgaagacgAATGAAGGAGAATCCGTTACGCAACAACATGTTGTTGCCGTTACGCAGCCAAAAAAGGAAGCCAAGGTACCCAAGCCGGGTCCAGGAGCGCCACCAATATATCACTATATCAGGAACTTGGGCCTATccagaaatgaaaaattgtTGATTGGATGCACTGATTCAGACAAGGCAGCCGTCATATTCAAAATCGATTTAGAAGATGACAAGAATATCTTAAAGTTAATCAAACGTCAACCTTACCCAAAGAGGCCAAATGCTATAACTACCTCTATGGATGACTCAGACCTTATCCTAGCGGATAAATTTGGAGATATTTACTCTATGCCAATTGCGGAGGAAGTACTAAGCTCTataaatgatgaaaaagcACCTATTCTAGGCCATGTTTCTATGCTTACAGATGTAAACATGGTGAAGGATTCCGAAGGGAAACAATACATAATTACTGCAGACAGAGATGAGCATATCAGAATCTCTCATTATCCACAAAGTTATATTGTCGATAAATGGTTATTTGGTCATGAAGAGTTTGTGTCCTCCATTTGCATACCAACGTGGAATGATAGGCTACTCTTCAGTGCTGGTGGTGACCATTTTGTTTTCTCGTGGGACTGGAAGTCAGGTAAGTTATTACACAAGTTTGATTACTCGGAGCTCATCAAGAATTACTTGACAAATGACCATTTGGCACCAGAAAGATTccaaaacgaaaaaggAGATGTTATCGAATACAGTGTACTAAAAATTGTGAGCATAAAAGATGTACCATTAATTGTATTCCTAGTTGAAGCTACCAAGGTCCTCTTCGTACTGAAGGTGGATACTGAAACTGGTGTACTTTCTTTGCATCAATCTTTGGAATTCGAAAATAACATTATAAGTATCACAAGTGCTCCTGATTCCAAGACATTGGGTGTCTCACTAGATAACAGAGATAATCAGGATGCAGACATTATCAAACTACTTTTCTTGGAGAACGAAACATTTGTTGAACAGAAAAATGTTAATAAAAACTTATCTGATTCAATCAAACTGGCATTAGAATCAGACAAGATAGCTAATGTAGAAAGGGAAGACGTTTACCCGTTATACCACAATGCCTCGTTAAGAAAGCACGGAGAGCATTTCTCATAG